Genomic DNA from Candidatus Methanoperedens sp.:
TCTCAATTCGTGACCCGATAGCCCGGTATGGAGGACTTTCCCATATACTTCTTCCCACTATAACTGAGGCAAATAATAAGAGTAATCCTATGAAATTTGCAGATTCGGCCATCGAAATGGTAGTGGAAATGCTACTTGAGAAGGGCTGTCTGAAAAGCAGGTTAGAAGCAAAGATAGCTGGTGGTGCCAAAATGTTCAATATCGGAAATAATTCCATCAATATAGGGGAAAGAAATGTCGAAGCAGTTAAGAAAAAACTCAGTGAATTCAAGATTCCTATTATTGCCAGTGATACCGGTTCGAATTATGGAAGGACTGTCGAATTCAATATTGCTACAGGCATCATGACTGTAAAAAGTGCTTTTCATGAAACTAAGGAAATTTAGCTATTTATTAATGCCCGGTCTGGTGGCCGAGTTCGGGCAGGACGCACTCGGCACATTCGAATTGCAGCGTGGTATGGACTATCTGGAATCTTTCCCTGAGTATCCTGTTTATTTCATTAATTAATATTTCTGTCTGCTGGACATGGATACTGTCCACAAGCACATGTGCGCTCATGGCATGGATATTTGAACAAATGCTCCAGATGTGGATATCATGTATCCCTTTTATGCCTTCTATTTCCATCATTACCTTTGAAAGAATATCCGCATCTACGTGCTCTGGCGCAAATTCAAGAAGGATATGGATTGAACCTAAAACGAGCCTGGCTGCCCCGTAAAGAAGCATGAGGCCTATTATAATACTTAAGATGGGGTCAACAATATTATTCCCGGTGAAAATAATAACTACTGCGCCTGCTATTACGGCTATTGATGCAAGAGCATCACTGATAACATGGAGATAGGCACCTTTGATATTGAGGTCATGATGCCCGTGCAGTTTTAAAGCCGCCCAGGTATTGGCCAGAAGCCCGACCGTTGCGATAATCAGCACTTCAAAGCCTTTTACGGGAGGGGGGTCTAAAATCCTCTCATATGCCTCATAAAAGATGAGAACCGAAATCCCTATTATTGTCAATCCATTGATGAGGGCGGCAAATATTTCAAACCTGTGATAACCGAAGGTCACATTCCTGCTGGATGGGCGCGCTGAGATCCTGATTGCCCCATAAGTGAGCAATAAGGCGATAACATCCATGAAAACATGAGCCGCATCCGAGAGCAGTGCAAGGCTGTTCGATATTATCCCGCCTGCAAATTCAAGGAAAAAGATGAACGTGGTCAGGATTATTGCGATTTTCAGGTTTTTATTGATATCTTCCATTTGTAGTTCTTTATTGGGGTTATTGGGGTAAATATTTTGTTTGTCCTGTCTATTCCATCCGTCTAACCCTGCATTAATCAAAAATACAATATTTCATTAAAGTTGAAAAAAAAGAACTTGAGAATTCCATCATCAAATTCACTTATGACACCAACAGGATAGAAGGCTCAAAACTAAGTTTAAGGGATACGTCGCTTCTCCTTGAAAATTGCGAGAAAGGAGAAATTCTATATTCTGCTCTTTATGGCGCTGCATATCATTACTTACAAGTTCTACAAACTTGATTCAGCGGTTGCTTCCTGGTTAATGGCGATATCCTTACTTTTCTCAGTATTAATTTCAACCAGCTTATAAACAGGATTGCCCATTATTATAAAATGGTTATATTTTATATAAAGCCTTTCTATTGTCTTTCCAAAAATACCCGCTTTTAATAATTCCACTCTTTCTTGTCGCGTTCTTAACATAACCCATTTCCTACCCACTAATATAATCTTATTTCTAACCCGTTTTTTTATATTTTGTTATTTAGTAGCACTGATAAATAGTATTGTGTGATTAAAGTAGTACTAATAAATGGAAAAGGTTGATGAGCTGACCTTCCAGTGTGCGACATTACGGGTTCATCTATGGTTCAGCTTAATTCATCGCATTTCATTATACCTTAAATCACTCTAAGCAAGCCGTATCGTTTCCAGATTCATTGGCGCCTTGGTCTCAATCTTGAATTTCCGATATATCGAACTGGCAAGGTCCATACAGTTCTTTTCGTCTCCATGCTGGGTCAGGACATGTTCGGGTCTTGGTCTCATTTTTCGGATATACTCCATAAGCTGCATCCTGTCAGAATGGCCTGAGAATCCATCAACTGTATCAATATTCATGTTAATCTTTACTGTCTCTGTTCTTCCTCCGGCTGCATGCATGGGTATTTCTTTCCAGCCTTTCTGGATACGCCTGCCAAGTGTACCTTCAGCCTGGTAACCTACGAAAACAAGCGTATTCTTTTCCTCAGGCCCGAATGCCTTTAAATATTCCATAACAGGGCCGCCGTTCATCATGCCTGATGTGGCAAGAACTATACAGGATTCACGGTCATCCAGGATTTTCTGCCGCTTTTCTTTTGAATCGACCTGGACAAAACATTTTGCAAGGAATGGGTTCATACCTTTATGGAAAATCTGGTTTCTCAGTTCATTGTTCAAATATTCCGGGTGGGTTGTATGAATTGCCGTAGCTTCATAGATCATGCCGTCAAGATAAACCGGTACTTCCGGGATTACTCCTTTGCGTATTGCTTCTTCAAGCACTATCATGACTTCCTGGCTTCTTCCAACAGCGAATGTCGGTATCAGGAGATTTCCGCCGTTATCAAGGGTTTCCCTGGCTATTTCCTGCAAATGCCGTTCAGCATCTTTTCTTGAAGGCTGCATATCCCTTGATCCGCCGTAAGTCGCTTCCGTGACAATTGTTTCCACCCGGGGGAAATCATTAATGGCAGGATCGAACAGGCGTGTCTTCTCATATTTGAAATCGCCTGTAAAAGCTATATTATACAGGCCATCCCCGACATGGAAATGAGCGACAGAAGAACCAAGGATATGACCTGCATTATGGAATGTCAGTTTCATATCCGGACCGATATCCGTAACATCCCCATAATTCAATGTTATAGTATGTTTGAGAACTTCACGGATCATAACCGATTCATATGGGCTTTTCTTGCCTTCACGGGCGGCAACATCGATATAATCCAGCTGAAGTAAGGCCATCAGGTCTCTCGTGGGAGGCGTGCAATAAACCGGCCCTTCAAATCCATATTTATACAATAACGGAACAAGCCCGATATGGTCAAGATGCGCATGAGTAAGAACTATTGCATCGATCTGGCTTATAGGGTGCACCTCAGGCACATACAGGTAGGGTGAGCCATTATCATCACCGCCAACGTTTACACCACAGTCAATTAAGATCCTTGTTTCAGGAGTCGATAGCAAAAAACAACTGCGTCCGACTTCACGGCAGGCACCCAGAGTGGTCAGCCGTACCCATTTATCCTTGGATGAAATACCGCGGTGTATCTTTCGGCCTATGGTTTTAAGAAGAGTTTTCCTCTCTTCCTTGTTAGCGCGCATGAACTGGCGGATATTGTTTACGGTCGTGGATTTCATAGGAGGTGTGCGGACCACCTTTGGTGTCCATCCGATCTCTTTTGTGATCTCGCGAAGTGTTTCGCCATGCCTTCCTATGACAAGCCCGGGTTTCTCCGCTTCAATTACAACTTCACCGGTATCCACATCAAAAAAATGATTTGAAATTCCGGATTCTGTTGAAACAATCTTTGCAATTGCACTGATCGCTTCTTCGGGCTGTGCAAGAACTTTCGGATCAGGCCTTACAACAAGGCGTTTTCTCAGTTCCTTGGCAAGACCCTTGATAAGATCCCCGTCATCAGCGAATTTTCTTGGCTCTTCGGTATAAATAACAAGTTCAGGCCCCTCAAAATCCACATCAGAGATCGTGATATCCTTGGGAAGCTGCGCTTTTATTTTCTTTTTCAAATCATTTAATACTTCTTCAACTGTCATTATTTTTTTCCTTCTAAAAAAAACTTAAATATCCTAAAAATAAAATATGAATTTATGCAAGTGTGTCACGTATTTTCTTAACTACGCCATCTGCCACTTGCATAAATCCATCTTTGGTGATCTTTACGACATTAATGCCATCACCAGATGCTGAATCACGCTTCATGGCACTATGCAGCGCGCGCACTGCGAGTTCAACTCCATCATCAATGGGCATATTGTCTACATACCTGTCTTCAAGAACACCGTATGCCATCGGTGAACCTGAGCCTGTTGAAACAGCTTTTCTCTCATCAATAATTCCGCCTACAGCGTCAAGGGAATAAATACTGGGGCCATTTTTATCGACCCCGCCAACAAGAAGCTGGACATAATAAGGGTAATATCTATTACTGCTCAAAATATTTGCCAGTAGACTTACTATACCCTTTACAGTCATGGGTTCTTCTCTTCGCATTTTGTAAAGTTTTGACTCAACCTGCATCCACTTTACAAGTCTTTGGGCGTCACCTACGGAGCCTGCTGTGGTCATTGCCACGAGATCATCAATCTGATAGACTTTCTTTGCATCCTTACTTGCAATAAAATGTCCCATCGTAGCTCTTTTCTCAGTGGCAAATACTACACCCTCATCGCAAACCAACCCTATTGTGGTAGTTCCTTTATATTCCATATTATCCATTTTAAATACCTCTTAAACCTCATCACAGAAAATGAGAAAATTAGCATTATATAATCTGTTTAGGGGTATAAAAAGGTTATTGCCAGAATGAGCCAAATCCAGTTGAAAAATTAAATTAATCATACTTAGGAAACCGGGTCAATTGTTTATTCCAGCCCCATATGTCCCAGGATATGATGATAATGTTCCGGAGGCACCAATGAATAAAAGGCTTTCTGGACAACCTCGCTTAATGCGGGATGGATATGCATTCCCTGATATACAGGCTCCGGATTTTCTTCTTTTGTATACATGAGATTCACTATTTCCTGTATAAGGATAGATGCATAAGGGCCTATAATATGAGCGCCTAATATCCGTTTGGTACTTTTCTCCAATATGATCTTTACAAAATAATCTTTTGCGTCCATGGCTGTTCCTTTTGCCGTATTTTCATAATTCCAGAAACCAATCAGCAGGTTTGCCTGTCCGTATTTTTCAATGGCTTCTTTTTCTGCCATTCCAACGCCTGCTATCTCAGGATATGAGAAAACAGCATAAGGGACTGCATGATAATCCATTTTGATCTTCTGTTTCATGATAGCATTATAGAAAACTACCCTTGATTCATAATTTGCCACGTGCTTGAAGAGATATTTTCCATTAGCATCCCCAAAAGCCCAGACACCAGGCTGTGTTGTCTCAAGAAACTCATTTACAACAATCCATCCTCTTGCATCTGTATTTATTCCCCCTTTCTCAGGATGCAGGATGTCATGGGTGGGGCCCCGCCCTGAAGCAACTAAAATCTCATCAACAATAATATCAACCTGTTTCCCTTCTCTCCGGGCAATGACTTTTTTCTTCCCGTTTTCTGTTGTTTGCACTTCTTCGACTTCATGACCTGTGATGATGTCCATGAATCCTGACATATCTCTTTTTGCCAGCATTGAAATCTCCGGCTCTTCTCCAGGGATGTACTGCCTGTTTCTTCCGATAATGGTTACCTTAGAACCCATCGAAGAGAAAAAATGGCCGTACTCTGCTGCTATGTATCCACCGCCGATTATGGCAACACTTGCTGGAAGCTTTGTCATTTCCAGTACAGTATCACTCGTGAGATAACCTGCTTCCTCCAGCCCTTTTATTTGTGGTATGATCGTTTTTGAGCCTGTACAGAGAAATATCATTTTTGAAGTAATGGTCGTGGCACCAACTTTCATAGTATATGGTGACACGAATTCTGCAATATCGTGATAATAATCAATATTGGGGTCGCTGGAAAGTCCTTCACGTATGGATTCAATGTCTTCTGAAATTATTGACCTCATTCTATCCATAATATGATTGAAATCAATATTTTTCAATTCCACATCTATGCCGAATTTTCCTGCTGTTCCTATTGTCCTTATAAGTTCAGCAGGATATAGCAGGAGTTTGGAAGGTATGCATCCGCGGGTAAGGCATATTCCGCCCGGTTCATCTTTATCAATTACAGCAATTTTGAAACCAGGGTTCTTTTCAAGTATTGGGCCAACATAATTCATTCCCGAACCTGTTCCGATCACGATCAGGTCATAATTTTTTATATCAATCTTTTCCAATAAAATTCCCCTTTAATTGAAAATATTCACTTATTTGTTTAAATCCTTTTTCAAATGGTTAAAATGTTTTCTAATAGTCATAATGGCATATGATTAATACCAATCCCATCATTTTAGAACCAATGAAAGATGCCATCAAAGCCGCCCGGGAAGGGGTGATCCTTGATCTTGAGATAACGGCAGGAGCAAAAGAAACTGCAATCCAGGGTTATAATCCATGGCGCAAGCGTATTGAAGTAAGGATCGCAGAAAGGGCGCAAAAAGGCAAAGCCAATGGAGAGCTTATTTCGTTTTTATCAAAATTATTTAATACTAATTCTAAAAATATAGAGATAGTATCCGGTCTGGCAAGCAGTAAGAAATCAGTAATGATCTTCCAGGGAAACCCGGAAGAAATTTTAGAAATACTGGGCTCGAAATGATGCAAAGTGATCTTGAAGATATAGAACGTCTTGAAAAACTCGAAGAGATTATCCTGGAACTTAAGGAATTTGCACAGGCCGGAGCAATTATCATTGTCGAAGGCAGGAAGGATGAAGGGTCTTTGCGATATCTTGGCATCAATGGTGATTTCCAGTTTGCTTCGCAGCAGCCATTGCTTGATTTTACGGATTCGCTCTCAAGGGCCGGAAAAGAAATCGTGCTATTGACCGACTGGGATAAAAGAGGAAGCATAGTTGCACGCAAAATAATTAAACATCTCTCTGCTTATGGTATTGTGCCCAATACCGAAATCAGGTTAAGGTTAAGATCCCTTTCAAAAAAAAGAATAAAAGACATAGAAAGTCTCAATAATTATATAAATAATTTAAGATATGAAATTCATGGGATTATGAAATTTTAGAAGCTACCTTAACCATTTCACATCGGGCTCATTTTTCTCAGGCATTTCAGTCCTACCCTTCGGGTATCCGAATATCAATGGAGCAACTGCTTTATAGCCATCAGGTGCGCCAAGCTCTTTTAATAATTTTTCATCCATGAGAGCCGGGAGTAAACCGCCAATCCAGCAGCTTCCGATACCTTTTGAATGAGCAGCCAGCATCATATTCTGCGCAGCCATCGGACAATCGAAATCAACCGTGGGAGAGTTTTTATTTCCCAGTACTATGACAAGCACAGGAGCACCATAGAACATGTTTGTTCCCTTTGTTTTGAGAAAAACAAGAAAATCCGAAGCTTTCCTGGAACTGTTTTTCACTGGTTCAAGAATCGGAATCATTGACTTCTTACCGCTTTCGGATAACTTCTGTAATAAGTCTTTGTTTTTAATCACGAGAAAGCTCCATGGCTGCATATTAAAGCCTGTTGGAGCATATCTTGCGCAATCAATCAGGAATTGTATATCTTCATCCGATACGGCATCTTCTTTATATTCGCGGACACACCGCCTTGTTTTGATTATTTCAATTATGTCTTTCAAAATAACTCACCCGATATTCAAATGGGTCTGATTCAAGTTATATTTTACTCAAATCTCTATTTCTCGAATTCCGAAGTTTCTCCTGATCCCAATCCACCGGGCGCGCCGTCAGGGATGCGGTTGGAAACTGTACTAAGGCGCGGGTAGGAAATCCTCCTTTATTCCCTGACAGCACATATAAAGGATAATGATCATTTTATATCAAAATCATGAAATCCCAACCCCCAATCCTCCCGATGTCATTCCGGGAAGCTAAAAAACTCGGCATCCGGGAATTCGACATAATCCTTGTTACGGGAGATGCCTATGTTGATCATCCTTTTTTTGGGACAGCATTGATCGGGCGCGTTCTCTGGGATGCAGGATTTACTGTTGGTATCATAGCACAACCTGACTGGAAGAGCAATGATGATTTTAAAAAGTTAGGAAAACCGCGGTTCTTCTTCGGTGTCAGTTCGGGAAATGTTGATTCCATGGTAAATAATTACACTGCGAACCTCAAAATCAGGAGCGATGATGTCTATTCACCCGGCGGAAAAGGGGGACTGCGGCCAAACCGCGCATCAATTGTATATTCTGATAAACTTCATTCGATTTTCCCTGATACACCGATAATTCTAGGTGGAATTGAAGCAAGCCTGCGGCGGTTTGCCCATTATGATTACTGGTCTGATTCGGTGCGCCAGTCCGTTCTTGCGGATGCGCCTGCGGATATGATCGTCTTCGGAATGGGAGAAAGACAGGTTGTGGAGATCGCAAATTGCCTTTCAAAAGGCGGGAACATTAAAGAGATCACAAACATCGCAGGAACAACTGTTAAAATGGAAATAAACAAATGGCGCTCCACCACGCATGATGGGTATATGGAGATTCCCGGATTTCCTGACGTAGCGCGCGATAAAGAGCTC
This window encodes:
- a CDS encoding chemotaxis protein CheD encodes the protein MDPKSEKIVIGIAELVVVHNPAVLVTIGLGSCVAISIRDPIARYGGLSHILLPTITEANNKSNPMKFADSAIEMVVEMLLEKGCLKSRLEAKIAGGAKMFNIGNNSINIGERNVEAVKKKLSEFKIPIIASDTGSNYGRTVEFNIATGIMTVKSAFHETKEI
- a CDS encoding cation transporter is translated as MEDINKNLKIAIILTTFIFFLEFAGGIISNSLALLSDAAHVFMDVIALLLTYGAIRISARPSSRNVTFGYHRFEIFAALINGLTIIGISVLIFYEAYERILDPPPVKGFEVLIIATVGLLANTWAALKLHGHHDLNIKGAYLHVISDALASIAVIAGAVVIIFTGNNIVDPILSIIIGLMLLYGAARLVLGSIHILLEFAPEHVDADILSKVMMEIEGIKGIHDIHIWSICSNIHAMSAHVLVDSIHVQQTEILINEINRILRERFQIVHTTLQFECAECVLPELGHQTGH
- a CDS encoding beta-CASP ribonuclease aCPSF1: MTVEEVLNDLKKKIKAQLPKDITISDVDFEGPELVIYTEEPRKFADDGDLIKGLAKELRKRLVVRPDPKVLAQPEEAISAIAKIVSTESGISNHFFDVDTGEVVIEAEKPGLVIGRHGETLREITKEIGWTPKVVRTPPMKSTTVNNIRQFMRANKEERKTLLKTIGRKIHRGISSKDKWVRLTTLGACREVGRSCFLLSTPETRILIDCGVNVGGDDNGSPYLYVPEVHPISQIDAIVLTHAHLDHIGLVPLLYKYGFEGPVYCTPPTRDLMALLQLDYIDVAAREGKKSPYESVMIREVLKHTITLNYGDVTDIGPDMKLTFHNAGHILGSSVAHFHVGDGLYNIAFTGDFKYEKTRLFDPAINDFPRVETIVTEATYGGSRDMQPSRKDAERHLQEIARETLDNGGNLLIPTFAVGRSQEVMIVLEEAIRKGVIPEVPVYLDGMIYEATAIHTTHPEYLNNELRNQIFHKGMNPFLAKCFVQVDSKEKRQKILDDRESCIVLATSGMMNGGPVMEYLKAFGPEEKNTLVFVGYQAEGTLGRRIQKGWKEIPMHAAGGRTETVKINMNIDTVDGFSGHSDRMQLMEYIRKMRPRPEHVLTQHGDEKNCMDLASSIYRKFKIETKAPMNLETIRLA
- the psmB gene encoding archaeal proteasome endopeptidase complex subunit beta, translated to MDNMEYKGTTTIGLVCDEGVVFATEKRATMGHFIASKDAKKVYQIDDLVAMTTAGSVGDAQRLVKWMQVESKLYKMRREEPMTVKGIVSLLANILSSNRYYPYYVQLLVGGVDKNGPSIYSLDAVGGIIDERKAVSTGSGSPMAYGVLEDRYVDNMPIDDGVELAVRALHSAMKRDSASGDGINVVKITKDGFMQVADGVVKKIRDTLA
- a CDS encoding dihydrolipoyl dehydrogenase, which produces MKNYDLIVIGTGSGMNYVGPILEKNPGFKIAVIDKDEPGGICLTRGCIPSKLLLYPAELIRTIGTAGKFGIDVELKNIDFNHIMDRMRSIISEDIESIREGLSSDPNIDYYHDIAEFVSPYTMKVGATTITSKMIFLCTGSKTIIPQIKGLEEAGYLTSDTVLEMTKLPASVAIIGGGYIAAEYGHFFSSMGSKVTIIGRNRQYIPGEEPEISMLAKRDMSGFMDIITGHEVEEVQTTENGKKKVIARREGKQVDIIVDEILVASGRGPTHDILHPEKGGINTDARGWIVVNEFLETTQPGVWAFGDANGKYLFKHVANYESRVVFYNAIMKQKIKMDYHAVPYAVFSYPEIAGVGMAEKEAIEKYGQANLLIGFWNYENTAKGTAMDAKDYFVKIILEKSTKRILGAHIIGPYASILIQEIVNLMYTKEENPEPVYQGMHIHPALSEVVQKAFYSLVPPEHYHHILGHMGLE
- a CDS encoding YggU family protein, with protein sequence MKDAIKAAREGVILDLEITAGAKETAIQGYNPWRKRIEVRIAERAQKGKANGELISFLSKLFNTNSKNIEIVSGLASSKKSVMIFQGNPEEILEILGSK
- a CDS encoding nitroreductase family protein, with amino-acid sequence MLKDIIEIIKTRRCVREYKEDAVSDEDIQFLIDCARYAPTGFNMQPWSFLVIKNKDLLQKLSESGKKSMIPILEPVKNSSRKASDFLVFLKTKGTNMFYGAPVLVIVLGNKNSPTVDFDCPMAAQNMMLAAHSKGIGSCWIGGLLPALMDEKLLKELGAPDGYKAVAPLIFGYPKGRTEMPEKNEPDVKWLR